Proteins co-encoded in one Dendropsophus ebraccatus isolate aDenEbr1 chromosome 9, aDenEbr1.pat, whole genome shotgun sequence genomic window:
- the LOC138801628 gene encoding interferon-induced very large GTPase 1-like — MVKSLRKYIRNSLAKEKRCSPLDDSSRVASDIGITVDENSEVCVRTKRLAQEITTYIKGVKDYKKTNMKLQGDLWSRLSRNEMEMCRMKDQGNRSGEEYRSHLFTENLDLRRKQYRETMPNNFRIFLEALMNLSPEEKVYFLNWMRFYLDSESKNILTFYGNSHGQVLSDSSLGIEHFLRELVQSYEAECSMVKNKESQITEKKFNNLPGIAADLLLDGFPLELIDGDASNIPLQWITDVLTELDEKTGGRCRMRVITVLGVQSTGKSTLLNTMFGLQFPVASGRCTRGAFMTLINVQKHFQEELGCNFILVIDTEGLKAPELSSLDDSNEHDNELATLVVGLSDITIVNMAMENTTEMKDILQIVVHAFLRMRHVGKRPNCQFVHQNVSNVSAQEQNMTGKKILLEQLDEVTKVAGRMESNSKFTKFSEIIDYDLEKHNWYIPGLWHGLPPMAQVSLGYSENIHKLKTYLLEFLKQKTISDCCNIKEFIEWIKSLWNAVKHEKFLFSFRSSLVADAYNQLCIMFSNLEWQCRKAAHSWMTEAENEIKNHLAAQQEGDIRTRLINEIQQILDVEAKKMENCIEEYFKEGEKHIKLVEKFKQDFMNSVHQLKRELQFDLQNKCEEVIQIEKDKNKLRSIQGNYQKMIEEQVSKLMKKHKGDQSKLSTVELESEFEAMWQETLQGFNVRMIEKKNIGQMMLEHLRIDMENKPGYINEKLINLKDLDKYQDKRFEMKIKYLEGTNFYKIIKRFSVEYWGEVADVAETIVDRCYRYINKKLFTKQDYHKMFCQQLLDIINEGLRDKAVEKYELKPLFELEIKLLALGKAAPLFQKMHEDFIHKNDPRSYLEGLKVDYLNTFKQVYGEKDEAKTRAQRFSDLCLQPALCDYVNSSLGKDIVDEILTGDGSITYGSRTFFQSVLLTNLLEEKKFSDYVQYCLQYEIFTVNWITKYITARYQDRGRLDPLITAAVTRITKKVRHLLVNQSFLQNAELGQSLKRFCEILRKDLVISQNNMSVVTFENSSGGEQFFRYLLSFLPDVQNKVRSKFQSMNIEELLSRVTVKPQEELFKKVFGCGKQCPFCKVPCEAGGADHKEHFATIHRPQGLGTYKDDITRVLSHEVCTTEVVTNTQFKCLATKWELRHYKEYRKVYPDWKIQPDPSIEASVYWKYIFKEFNKQFAEKYKAKEAKLPGDWYKITKEQAAQSLSTI, encoded by the coding sequence ATGGTAAAATCCTTACGAAAGTATATAAGAAATAGCCTAGCCAAAGAAAAGAGGTGCAGTCCTCTAGATGATAGTTCACGAGTTGCCTCTGATATTGGAATAACTGTGGATGAGAACTCAGAAGTATGTGTGAGGACAAAGCGACTCGCCCAAGAGATCACTACATATATCAAAGGTGTGAAAGATTATAAGAAGACAAACATGAAGCTTCAAGGAGATCTCTGGTCCCGATTATCAAGAAATGAGATGGAAATGTGCCGAATGAAGGATCAAGGCAACAGATCTGGAGAAGAATACAGGTCACATTTATTTACAGAAAATCTAGATCTGCGCAGAAAACAATATCGAGAGACAATGCCCAACAATTTCCGGATATTTTTAGAAGCTCTCATGAATCTCTCTCCGGAGGAAAAAGTGTACTTTTTAAATTGGATGCGTTTTTATCTTGATTCAGAATCCAAAAACATTTTAACATTTTATGGTAATAGCCATGGTCAAGTCTTATCCGACAGTAGTTTAGGAATTGAACATTTTCTGCGTGAACTCGTACAATCTTATGAGGCTGAATGCTCAATGGTAAAAAATAAAGAGAGTCAGATAACTGAGAAGAAGTTTAATAACCTTCCAGGAATAGCTGCTGACCTCCTGTTGGATGGGTTCCCACTGGAGCTGATTGATGGAGATGCCTCCAACATTCCCTTACAGTGGATAACTGATGTCCTGACTGAGCTGGATGAGAAGACTGGAGGACGATGTAGGATGAGAGTGATAACTGTGCTGGGAGTACAGAGTACGGGGAAGTCCACCCTCCTGAACACCATGTTTGGTCTACAGTTCCCTGTGGCCAGTGGGCGATGCACACGAGGAGCCTTCATGACTCTTATTAATGTTCAAAAGCATTTTCAGGAAGAACTAGGCTGTAATTTTATACTAGTGATTGACACTGAAGGATTGAAAGCTCCTGAACTGTCTTCACTTGATGATAGTAATGAACATGACAATGAATTGGCTACATTAGTGGTTGGgttaagtgacatcaccatagtcAATATGGCCATGGAAAACACCACAGAGATGAAAGATATTTTACAAATTGTGGTCCATGCATTTCTGAGAATGAGACATGTTGGAAAGAGACCCAATTGTCAGTTTGTCCACCAGAATGTAAGTAATGTGTCTGCCCAGGAACAAAATATGAcagggaaaaaaatacttttggaacAATTGGATGAAGTGACTAAAGTCGCAGGAAGAATGGAAAGTAATTCTAAATTCACTAAATTTAGTGAAATTATTGACTATGATCTTGAGAAGCACAATTGGTACATCCCAGGCTTGTGGCACGGACTACCCCCAATGGCTCAAGTTAGTCTAGGATACAGCGAAAACATTCATAAACTGAAGACATATTTGTTGGAATTTctaaaacaaaaaactatttctGACTGTTGTAACATTAAAGAATTTATAGAATGGATAAAGAGTTTGTGGAACGCTGTGAAGCATGAAAAATTCCTCTTTAGTTTTAGGAGCAGTTTAGTGGCTGATGCATATAACCAGTTGTGTATCATGTTCTCAAACCTGGAGTGGCAATGTCGTAAGGCTGCACACAGCTGGATGACGGAAGCCGAGAATGAGATAAAGAACCACTTAGCCGCCCAACAAGAAGGTGACATAAGAACAAGACTGATCAATGAAATACAACAGATTCTCGATGTAGAAGCAAAGAAAATGGAAAACTGTATAGAAGAATATTTTAAGGAGGGAGAAAAGCATATAAAACTTGTAGAAAAGTTCAAACAGGATTTCATGAACTCAGTGCATCAACTGAAACGTGAGCTACAGTTTGACTTACAAAACAAGTGTGAGGAAGTTATCCAAAttgaaaaagataaaaataaactaAGAAGCATTCAAGGAAATTACCAGAAAATGATTGAGGAGCAAGTCAGTAAACTCATGAAAAAACACAAAGGTGATCAATCTAAACTGAGCACCGTAGAGCTGGAGTCCGAGTTTGAGGCCATGTGGCAGGAAACTTTACAAGGGTTCAATGTGAGGATGATCGAGAAAAAGAACATCGGCCAAATGATGCTGGAACATCTGAGGATCGACATGGAGAATAAACCGGGCTACATCAACGAGAAGCTCATTAACCTGAAGGATCTAGATAAATACCAGGACAAGAGATTTGAAATGAAAATTAAATATCTAGAAGGAACAAATTTCTATAAAATCATAAAGAGATTTTCTGTTGAGTACTGGGGTGAAGTAGCTGATGTGGCAGAAACAATTGTAGATCGGTGTTATAGATACATTAACAAGAAGCTATTCACAAAACAGGATTACCATAAAATGTTCTGTCAGCAACTACTGGACATCATCAATGAAGGTCTCAGGGATAAAGCTGTGGAAAAATATGAACTCAAACCATTATTTGAACTGGAAATAAAATTACTTGCATTAGGGAAGGCGGCTCCCTTGTTCCAGAAGATGCATGAAGACTTTATCCACAAAAATGACCCAAGAAGTTATCTTGAGGGACTGAAAGTCGATTACTTAAACACCTTCaaacaagtctatggagagaaggatgaagccaaaaccagggctCAGAGGTTCAGTGATCTGTGTCTGCAGCCAGCGCTGTGTGATTACGTCAATTCCAGCCTCGGAAAAGACATTGTTGATGAGATCCTGACAGGTGATGGCTCAATCACATATGGAAGCAGAACTTTCTTCCAATCGGTTTTGTTAACTAATCtgcttgaagaaaaaaaattttctgATTATGTACAGTACTGTCTTCAGTATGAGATCTTTACTGTGAATTGGATAACAAAGTACATAACCGCCCGCTACCAGGACCGGGGGCGTCTGGATCCCTTGATCACAGCAGCTGTAACCAGAATAACAAAGAAAGTAAGACACCTTCTTGTAAACCAGTCATTTCTCCAGAATGCAGAATTAGGACAAAGCCTGAAGAGGTTCTGTGAGATCCTGAGGAAAGACTTAGTGATCTCACAGAACAACATGAGTGTGGTCACATTTGAGAACTCCTCTGGCGGAGAACAGTTCTTCCGGTATCTCCTGTCCTTCCTACCGGATGTTCAAAACAAGGTCAGAAGTAAGTTTCAGTCTATGAATATTGAAGAGTTACTCTCCAGGGTCACTGTAAAGCCTCAAGAAGAATTGTTTAAAAAGGTGTTTGGATGTGGGAAGCAGTGTCCATTCTGTAAGGTCCCCTGTGAGGCCGGAGGTGCTGACCACAAAGAGCACTTTGCTACTATACACCGACCCCAGGGCTTAGGGACATACAAAGATGATATAACACGAGTTCTTAGTCATGAGGTTTGTACAACAGAAGTGGTGACTAATACACAGTTTAAGTGCTTGGCCACAAAGTGGGAATTACGCCATTACAAAGAATACAGAAAAGTTTACCCAGACTGGAAAATCCAGCCTGATCCAAGCATCGAGGCCTCTGTGTACTGGAAGTATATCTTCAAGGAGTTTAATAAGCAGTTTGCAGaaaaatacaaagcaaaagaAGCTAAATTACCAGGAGACTGGTATAAAATAACAAAGGAACAAGCAGCGCAAAGTCTATCAACAATATAA